In Dromiciops gliroides isolate mDroGli1 chromosome X, mDroGli1.pri, whole genome shotgun sequence, the genomic window ttttatttttcagtcccCAGTGTGGCAagtcctcccctctcccctctccctccctgctccccagtgGGAATGAATGACCACCCAGTCTGCCCTTGcggagaaaaaaaacacacaaacacaccaaaTAATTGATTTGCAGATAAAAGACTTTATTTTGCACCACAACTTGGCACAAGATGGGAGAGCAAGCAATCCAAGTCTCTTTAAGAGTTTACTATAGACACATTGTGAGATACACAGGTGGAAATAGCAGGGGAAGGGCTTACTGAATTCAGAACATACATTCTTGCACCCTCCTCCATCCTTTCCTGGCTCCCACAGCTACTGTCTGTAAACACTCAAAttcccacccccgcccccgcaTGGGATCCTGATACTTTCATGGTCGGGGGCAGTGGGGGGTAGCTCCCTCTGAACCTGGGGGTGGGACGGGACTTGTGCTTCTAATGGTCACCCGATTCCCTTTGCCAGGAAGGAGAGGGTCTTCCAAAGTGCATTGCAAACTCTACAGAGATTGGGAGTAGGGGAGTCAGCCACCTCTGGAATGACAATTTAAAGCCAAAGTGACAACGACGTAGAggtcgtgtttttttttttcctctttccgaGTCCTTCTGTGACTCAATGCCATTCCTGAGAGGGAGGAAGCAAGCCTGCAGCCTCCCCAGGTGACTTGCTTTGTAGAACTCAATACTTCTCCCAGCCGGGAGCTCTCCAAAGCTTGCTGGTGCTGAAACACAGCGCTCCAGAGGTGCTTAGGGGGCAGAACGCCCATCTTGGATTGGGGAAGGGAAGTAGGGAATAGggtctgggggagagggagagagcggGGGACAGCAAGGGAGAAGCCTCCCCCATTTCCAGTTGAGGAACCCAACCCTCATCTTCCCCAGGAGATtctgttttttccctcttccaaGCCTAGGGTTCCTTGGAAGGCTGAGGGGACCACCTCCCCAAGCCCCCGCCTCGAGTTGAAGAATTTTAGGATAGTGCTCCTGCTTCCACCAGCACATGGGCACAAACACGTACAAACACGCACAAATGCGCACAGAGCAGCCAGCGTGAAACCGCTCCAGAGTTGGAGCGGATAAAAGCATGGAGCTGGGTTGGGGGGAAAGCCTTGTACCCCGGGAGGGAGGCAGCAAGGTCAAGGGGCGAAAGGCCAGAGGCTGATTCCATCACGAGGGGGCAACTCTCCCCACATCACCTCTTCCCACTTTGCTCTGTGCTCACACTAACCCCTCCGCCTTTAGTGCTCCCTACCCCTCCTCTGACCCGGGAGCTCTCAGCCGAGAAGCCCCAGGCAGGTCCATCCCACTTCCTCCTCAGACCCCTCGACTCTCCTCAACCTCTCCTCCCGGACCTTCGCCCCGCTCCCTCGCCACGAGCTTCAGACGTTGCTGGTGGCGCCCCGAGGTCGGGAGAAGAGGGAGCGCAAGTAGGTGGTGTAGGCAACCGACAGAGACCTCTGGATCTCTGGGTTGCGGAAGCCGTAGACCACCGGGTTAATGGCCGAGTGGCAGGCGGCTGGCAGAGCCAGGTAGTAGGTGTAGACCTGCGGATAGGTAGGGTCGGCCACCATCGCGTAGACGGCCAAGGGCACCCAGCAGAAAGCGAAGGTGGCCAGGACCAGCGAGAGAGTGGACACGCCCTTGCGGGTGCTGGACACCAGGCAGAAGGCGGACGGCATGGGAGAGCCAGCGTTGTTGACCATGTGGCGCTGGACAGCAATCTGCTGAGCGTGGCGGAAGGCCACCCGGCAGATCTGCAGGTAAAGATggagaataaaggaaaagaggaacaGATAGGAGACAGACAGCCCGGCCGCCTGATCCTTGGTCAGGGGGCTCAGGACGCTGCAGGTGTCAGGGGTGTCGAGGCAATGCCATCCCATAGCCGGAAGAGCGCCGATGCCGAGGCAGGTGAGCCAGAGAGCTGCCAGGAGACCACAGGTGAAGGGCAGAGTGCGTTCGGCCTGGTAGGTGAGAGCGCTGTACAGGGACAGGTATCGATCCACCGTGATGGCCAGCAGACTACAAGCAGAGGCCGAAAATGCGGACAGCAGCAGGCCAGCTAGACACAGGGCTACAGCGTCGCTCACCGGATCCATCACGCATCTGACAACGAAGTTGGCCACCAGGCCCACGCCAGCGAGGAGGTCGGCCAGGGCGAGGCTACCTATAAGCATAAAGGTGGGAGCCCGA contains:
- the LOC122733739 gene encoding G-protein coupled receptor 12-like, with protein sequence MVPPPTQSPLESPLQLLLHASAATGTSPGPGTSPSTATDASPPPPPDGSPWPPNGSWPMGRGRGLGGGDGVSPWDIALCAAGTIMACENALVLAVLCCTPSLRAPTFMLIGSLALADLLAGVGLVANFVVRCVMDPVSDAVALCLAGLLLSAFSASACSLLAITVDRYLSLYSALTYQAERTLPFTCGLLAALWLTCLGIGALPAMGWHCLDTPDTCSVLSPLTKDQAAGLSVSYLFLFSFILHLYLQICRVAFRHAQQIAVQRHMVNNAGSPMPSAFCLVSSTRKGVSTLSLVLATFAFCWVPLAVYAMVADPTYPQVYTYYLALPAACHSAINPVVYGFRNPEIQRSLSVAYTTYLRSLFSRPRGATSNV